The Candidatus Mesenet endosymbiont of Agriotes lineatus region CAGCAACAAATAAGAAAGTACAAAACATTGCTGGTGTTTTTGGTTCATATACTGCAGATGTGTTTATCCAATTTTTGGGCTTAGGTAGTATAACAATACCACTTGCTATCATTTTATTTATTTTCTATACAAAAAAAAATAGAGTACATACCACACTTAATATTTTATTATTTACACTTAGTCTCTGCGCCACACTTTCAAAGTTATCTTTAACTGTAATTAATAGGTATAAGTACGGTGGAATAATCGGTAATGCATTTGCCATTTATCCTTACTATGCTTTGGTAGGAGCAATTCTAATCAGTATTGTTGGTATAGTTGGCTGGCAGCATGTAGTAAAGTTTATAGCTTTTTTGCATCACCACATCTGCAAAAATTATAAATCTTATAACAATAATATAAAGAGTGTAGAACTAAAGCCCATAAAAATAGAAGCAGAACCAATAAAACAATTAAAAAATGATCTCGTAACAGATAAATTATACATTAATAAACTAAATTTTGATGACAAATTTAACAGCAGGCCAAAAAGTGAATTTATCTTTCCAGATACAAATTTACTATCCAGATCAGAGCGACAAATCAACAAGAAGCTAGATGAATCTGAAGATAAACAAACGTTATCCCTTTTAGAGCAGGTACTTAGTGATTTTGGCGTACAAGGACAAATTATAAACGTTCGCTATGGTCCTGTTGTTACTCTATATGAACTTGAACCACAAGCTGGAACAAAGTCATCAAGAGTAATTGGTCTTGCAGAAGATATAGCTAGATCAATGAGTGCGCTATCTGCTCGAATTTCTATTATTCCTGGTCGTAATGCAATGGGGATAGAATTGCCAAATAAAAATAGAGAAATAGTTTTGTTACGTGATCTGCTGGAAACTGATGAATACAAAAATTCAGAGCTAAAATTGCCTATAACACTTGGAAAAAGTATTAACGGTGAACCAGTCATTGCGGATCTCACAAAAATGCCACATCTTTTAGTTGCCGGAACAACAGGTTCTGGGAAATCAGTTGCAATAAACACTATGATTTTATCATTGATATATAGGTTAAGCCCAGACCAATGCAAGATGATAATGATAGATCCTAAAATGCTGGAATTATCTATATATGATGCAATACCACATCTTATATCTCCAGTTGTAACAGAACCTA contains the following coding sequences:
- a CDS encoding FtsK/SpoIIIE family DNA translocase, with the protein product MKPVISFAFATFLFLSILGYHNTDFSFNTATNKKVQNIAGVFGSYTADVFIQFLGLGSITIPLAIILFIFYTKKNRVHTTLNILLFTLSLCATLSKLSLTVINRYKYGGIIGNAFAIYPYYALVGAILISIVGIVGWQHVVKFIAFLHHHICKNYKSYNNNIKSVELKPIKIEAEPIKQLKNDLVTDKLYINKLNFDDKFNSRPKSEFIFPDTNLLSRSERQINKKLDESEDKQTLSLLEQVLSDFGVQGQIINVRYGPVVTLYELEPQAGTKSSRVIGLAEDIARSMSALSARISIIPGRNAMGIELPNKNREIVLLRDLLETDEYKNSELKLPITLGKSINGEPVIADLTKMPHLLVAGTTGSGKSVAINTMILSLIYRLSPDQCKMIMIDPKMLELSIYDAIPHLISPVVTEPKKAIVALKWVVKEMESRYKMMSYAGVRNIIGYNEKITEALSREQKLEYNIQVGFHPDTSEPLFEKTPVRMEVFPYIIVIVDEMADLMLVAGKEIESSIQRLAQMARAAGIHIIMATQRPSVDVITGVIKANFPTRISFAVTSRIDSRTILGEQGAEQLLGMGDMLYMSGGSKIKRIHGPFVSDKEVQDIVDHLKAQGKPEYMDEITKDDENPSSVDEDDSESDKLYRQAVSVVLEDKKASTSYIQRQLRIGYNRAANIIERMEKEGIISPPNHSGKRFLIKH